The Chloroflexota bacterium genome segment AGCAGTTCAGGTGACGGTATCGTCACACGCAGGAGGCCCCCGTGAGCGGCGCAACCGAGAGCAACGAAGATCTGGTGTCCGGACGCGTCAACCGAGCCAACCACATGACGACCCTCTGGGTGGAGCAGCCGGACCCAGACGAGCCCGACGACTTTCAGGGCGATGCGATGTTGTTCGTCGGCGTCTCGCAGGACGTCGAAGACCCGGACGACTGGGCGGACGACCCGGGCAAGTGGTCGCCACTCCACGCCGTCAACGGCATCGTCGGGAGCGGCTTCAGCAGGTTCGCTCCGTACGCCGCACCTGGCGGCGTCGGGGTAGTCGGGCAGGGCGGCGGGAACGCCGGCACCGGGGTGCTCGGCGTCGGCTCGGGCGCGGAGAATGGTGGTCTGGACGGCAAGGGCGGCCTGGGCGGCATCGGTGTCCATGGCATCGGCGGCGACCGCGAGCCGTCGCCCACGTTCGATCCGACGATTCCGCCGGGGCCGGGCGTCGTCGGTCAGGGCGGCCGTCAGAGCGATCCGAACACAGACCGCCTGCCGCACGCCGCCGGTGTCATCGGCGTGGCTGGCAGCCGGGGCATGCCGGTTGCCCCGTTCAGCCAGACGGCCGGCGTCGGCGTCTACGGCCAGGGAGCGGAATCCACGCTGACCATGTCGCCGGCTGGCGCGGCCGGCGGACCGCTCTTTCCAGGGCCTGGCGTGTTGGGCCGTGGCGGCGTGCCAACTCCGCGAAACGGCTCGGTAGCGGCCGGCGTCGTCGGGCTGGCCGGCGACTCGATGATCCCTTCGTTCATGCTGACCCGGGATACCGGCGTCTACGGCGCGGCGGACGGCATCGGCACGGGCGTCGTCGGTGACGGCCCGACCGGCGTGCATGGCTACGGCGCCACGACGGCTGGCGTCCACGGTGAGGGACGCCTTCCCGGCAGCCGGGGCGGCGTCTTCCAGGCGAATGATCCAGCCACGCCGCAGGTCACGCTGGTGCCGGCCGACGCCGGCACGGCGTTCTTCGACGGGCGCACCGTCGCGCCAACGGCGTTCGCCCCCTCGCTGGTCGCCCCGTACCTGCCACGGCGCGGCAACGACGGCGACCTGATGGCGCTCAAGGACAACCAGCGCGTCTGCACCCTCTGGTTCTGCGTGCGTGGCCAGGACGGCTCACGGCCGGCGCAGTGGGTACAGGTACTGACGGGGCCGGCCTTCGAAGGCGAGCGGTAGCCGCCCCTCGTACCAGCTCAGCGGCGAAAGGCGTGCCTCGGTCCTGAGAGGGACCGAGGCGCGTCTTCCTGTTGGCGGTTTCGGGAACAACCCTCAGCGATGCGTCCTCCTGGGAGTACAATCCGACACTCCTTCAGGAGGGGACATGATGACCCAGGTCGCGACACTCGGCGTCGGCATCATCGGTGCGAGCCGCGTCGCACCTCAGCACGCTCTCGCCGTCTCCACCGACGAGCGCACCCACCTTGCCGCCATCGCAGACCCGGACACTAGGCGCGCCATGCCGATCGCCGAGCAGTACGGCTGCGAGGTGCTGGCCGACTATCGCGAGATGCTCAAGCGGAAGGACATCGCGACGGTGATGCTCGGGCTGCCGAACGATCTGCACGCGAAGATCGGCATCGAGGCGCTGGAGGCCGGCAAGCACGTCTTCGTCGAGAAGCCGATGGCCAACACGCTCGAAGAGTGCGACGCGATGATGGCGGCGGCCCGGAGGGGCGGCGTCCAGGTCTTCGTGGGCCACTCGCAGCGCTTCTTCGCCACGACGGTCGAGGCGCGCCGCCTGGTGACCTCCGGCGAGCTGGGCGCGCCGATCATGGCCCGCGACGTCTGGAGCAAGGCGTTCGGCATCGAGTCCCGCCCGCCCTGGTTCGTGGATCGGGCGCGCGGCGGCGGCATGTGGCTGATGAACGGCGCGCACATGATCGACCGGACCTGCTGGGTGCTCGGCAGCGGCGTCGTCGCCGTCAAGGGCTGGGTCGGCAACCCGATCCACAACGCGGCAGCCGACGACGCCTCGGCGGCCTACCTGCAGCTCAAGAACGGGCTGAACGTCTCGCTGTTCCACGCCGGCTTCAAGAATCGTGGCAAGGATCAGTGCGGTGTCGAGATACTCCTGACAGACGGGATGATCGAGTTCGACTCGTACAGCAATCGGCTCCAGGTCGCAGGGAACGGCGACTACGAGGAGCGCGCTGTCGAGCGCGTCAACCCGTTCGTCGCCGAGTTCGTGCGGATGGTGGACAGCATCACGACGGGCGCGAAGCTGGCCGTCACGCCGGAGTGGTCGCGGCACATCGTCGCGGTGATGCTGGCGGTCGAGGAGTCCGGTCGGACCGGTCGCGAGGTCCGCATCGCCGACGCCGACTACGCCGACCCGGCCTGACTCAGCGGAGGATCGTATGCTCGCGCCCGCGCCCGCCACCAGCGACCGGCCAGCAGCCCAGCGATTCGACCTGGCGCTGGTGCTGAGCGGCGGCGGGGCGCGCGGGTTCGCGCACATCGGCGTGCTCCAGGTCGTCGACGAGCTGCGGCTGCCGGCCGATCTGGTCGTCGGCGTCAGTATGGGCAGCATCGTCGGGGCCGGGTACGCGGCCGGCTTCACGCCTGACCAGATGTTGGAGCTGGCGCGGGCCATGCGGGTGCGGTCGGTCTTCCGGCCCCGCCCGGGCCGCCAGAGCTTCGCGGACCCGGCCGGCCTGCGCGAAGCGATCCAGACCATCTTCGGAGATCGGACGTTCGCCGATCTGCAACGCGAGTTGCTGGTGGTGAGCGCCAGCGTGCTCGACGGCCAACCGTTCGTCTTCCGCGACGGCCTCCTGGTCGATGCGCTGGTCGCCAGTTGCTCGATCCCGCTGCTCTTCCCGCCGATCAGCCACCAGGGGGCGTACCTGCTCGACGGCGGACTGGTCAACGCGCTGCCGCTGGGGCTGGCGCGGCAGCTTGGCGCGCGGCAGATCGTGGCGGTGGACGCGTCCAGTCACGTTCGCCACCTGTTCAAGCTGCCGGTGGTTCGGCACGCGGCGCGAGGGGTTGTGCGGGCGTTGGAGCTTCGTCGTGCCCCGGCGGACCTCAGCCGACTCCGCATCGTCTCGCGCATCCTGCACCATGCCAGCCAGCCGCTCGACGCTGCTCCCGTCGACGTGCTGATCCGGCCGTCGTTCGGCTACCGCACGACCTACCACTACCAGCACTGGCAGGAGATGGTGGCTCGTGGCCGCGCCGCCGCCGAGCAGGTGCGTCCAGAGCTGATGGCGCTCAGGGATGTCACCGGCGCCAGCGCGTAGTACCTCACCCCCGACCCCACGTCGGCGCGGAGAGTGGGGGGAGTGAGGGCAACCGCACGATGACGGCATCGTGCAGCCTCGTCGGGGCGTGAAAGCCCCGCCTGCCCTACGACTCGGCCGCCAGTCGCACGCTCACCCCGACGAACAGCGCGCCCGTCAGGGCCGTCAGCCCGCGCTCGGCCCGCCGATACACCCGCGACACGGCCCGGGTGGACATTGTCAGCGCCACCAGCACGTACCAGGTGAGGGTCGTGCCGACGATGGTCACCAGGAAGCTGAGGGTGAACCACGACGGCGCATCGGCCGGCACCAGCACGGCGAAGAGACTCCCGAACAGGGCCAACGCCTTCGGGTTGGCGAGATTGGTCAGGAGTCCGTAGCGAAACGCCCCGACCGTCGAGCGCGGCGCTGCTCCGCCGGTCTCAGCATGTTCGCTGCGCCAGGCCGAGAGCAGCAGGCGCAGGCCGATGTAGGCCAGATACGCCGCGCCGGCGAGCCGCAACACCGTAGACAGGCTCTCAAACGTCAGCAGCAGCGCGTGCAGCCCGAAGAGGCTCGCCACAGCCCAGCCAACCATGCCAACCGTCACGCCGCCAGCCACCGCCAGGCCGCTACGACGCGAGCCACCGACCGAGGCATGGACCGTCGCCGCGAAGTCCGGCCCGGGCGTCATCAGCGCGGCCACCCACACGACGACCGCCGTGACGAACGCGGTCAGCGTATCGACTTCGGACATGCAGACCTCCCGTCGTGGGCGCACCATGGATTGTAGGAGGCCACAGCGGGCGGATGTCTGTCCCCATGAGCGAGCATCCAGGGCAATCGCTTGATGAAGGCGGCGCGCGTCGTGATCGGGGCTTGAAAGCCCCGACCGCCCGTTCCATGATGCGTTGGGAGCACCAGCGTACATGCGATCGCCCCGAGTGCGCGTCAGCGAGAGGTGGCGGCCGACACGCGGCGCAGGCCGGCCCACCCACCAGCGGTGAACAGCAGCAACGCACCGGCCAGCAGCACGAACACCTGCTGATACCCCAGCACGTTGATGCCCGCGCCGACCACCGCTGTCCCCACCGAGCCGCCCGTGAACAGCCCGCAGGCGAACACGGCGATGGCCGTTCCGCGCGCACTGGGCAGGATCTCGGTCGAGCGGG includes the following:
- a CDS encoding LysE family translocator, which codes for MSEVDTLTAFVTAVVVWVAALMTPGPDFAATVHASVGGSRRSGLAVAGGVTVGMVGWAVASLFGLHALLLTFESLSTVLRLAGAAYLAYIGLRLLLSAWRSEHAETGGAAPRSTVGAFRYGLLTNLANPKALALFGSLFAVLVPADAPSWFTLSFLVTIVGTTLTWYVLVALTMSTRAVSRVYRRAERGLTALTGALFVGVSVRLAAES
- a CDS encoding Gfo/Idh/MocA family oxidoreductase, whose product is MMTQVATLGVGIIGASRVAPQHALAVSTDERTHLAAIADPDTRRAMPIAEQYGCEVLADYREMLKRKDIATVMLGLPNDLHAKIGIEALEAGKHVFVEKPMANTLEECDAMMAAARRGGVQVFVGHSQRFFATTVEARRLVTSGELGAPIMARDVWSKAFGIESRPPWFVDRARGGGMWLMNGAHMIDRTCWVLGSGVVAVKGWVGNPIHNAAADDASAAYLQLKNGLNVSLFHAGFKNRGKDQCGVEILLTDGMIEFDSYSNRLQVAGNGDYEERAVERVNPFVAEFVRMVDSITTGAKLAVTPEWSRHIVAVMLAVEESGRTGREVRIADADYADPA
- a CDS encoding patatin-like phospholipase family protein codes for the protein MLAPAPATSDRPAAQRFDLALVLSGGGARGFAHIGVLQVVDELRLPADLVVGVSMGSIVGAGYAAGFTPDQMLELARAMRVRSVFRPRPGRQSFADPAGLREAIQTIFGDRTFADLQRELLVVSASVLDGQPFVFRDGLLVDALVASCSIPLLFPPISHQGAYLLDGGLVNALPLGLARQLGARQIVAVDASSHVRHLFKLPVVRHAARGVVRALELRRAPADLSRLRIVSRILHHASQPLDAAPVDVLIRPSFGYRTTYHYQHWQEMVARGRAAAEQVRPELMALRDVTGASA